One Streptomyces sp. CNQ-509 DNA window includes the following coding sequences:
- a CDS encoding AraC family transcriptional regulator, whose product MLGFRDPVADAIGLLRPRTVIGPSLRATGEWALRFDPFPHVRIGGLVRGTCWLILEGREPVLLREGDTFMLGNPPPYVLATSPDVSPRPAEPVLAGAAYGFVRIGPEAEDDLYLCIGHIAFDERNAGLLTDLLPPLVIVRVSDPHGGRLAQLIDLLATEVGVTAAGGPLVQNHLAQILLVHMLRAHAGQTDRPTGWLGALNDDGVGAALRAVHADVAHSWSLKELAEISRMSRSAFARAFKSHVGVPPLEYLIQWRMSLARDALARDTLPISELARATGYLSESAFSTAFRRVVGSSPAQFRSRARQPPQPTANGS is encoded by the coding sequence GTGCTCGGCTTCCGTGATCCCGTGGCCGACGCGATCGGCCTGCTCCGGCCCCGCACGGTGATCGGCCCCAGCCTCCGGGCCACGGGCGAGTGGGCGTTGCGCTTCGACCCTTTCCCGCACGTGCGCATCGGGGGTCTCGTGCGCGGCACGTGCTGGCTCATCCTCGAAGGGCGCGAGCCGGTGCTCCTGCGGGAGGGCGACACCTTCATGCTGGGCAACCCCCCGCCCTACGTGCTCGCCACCTCGCCCGACGTCAGCCCGCGTCCCGCGGAGCCGGTGCTGGCGGGGGCGGCGTACGGGTTCGTGCGGATCGGCCCGGAGGCCGAGGACGACCTCTACCTCTGCATCGGGCACATCGCGTTCGACGAGCGGAACGCGGGCCTCCTCACCGACCTCCTGCCGCCGCTCGTGATCGTCCGCGTGTCCGATCCCCACGGCGGGCGGCTCGCGCAACTGATCGATCTCCTTGCCACCGAGGTCGGCGTCACCGCGGCCGGCGGCCCGCTGGTGCAGAACCACCTCGCGCAGATCCTGCTCGTGCACATGCTGCGCGCCCACGCAGGCCAGACGGACCGGCCCACCGGCTGGCTGGGTGCCCTCAACGACGACGGCGTCGGCGCCGCGCTGCGCGCCGTGCACGCCGACGTGGCCCACTCCTGGAGCCTCAAGGAGCTGGCGGAGATCAGCCGCATGTCGCGTTCCGCGTTCGCGCGGGCCTTCAAGAGCCACGTCGGGGTCCCGCCCCTGGAGTACCTGATCCAGTGGCGCATGAGCCTCGCCCGCGACGCCCTCGCCCGGGACACGCTGCCGATCTCCGAGCTGGCGCGGGCCACGGGCTACCTCTCCGAGAGCGCGTTCAGCACCGCGTTCCGCCGCGTGGTCGGCTCGTCGCCCGCACAGTTCCGGAGCCGGGCGCGGCAGCCGCCGCAGCCGACCGCGAACGGAAGCTGA
- the argF gene encoding ornithine carbamoyltransferase: MAIDLTGRTFVKELDCTAEELHHLLALAAELKAAKRAGTERRRLAGKNVALVFEKTSTRTRAAFEVAAADQGASTTYMDPAGSQLGHKESVKDTARVLGRMYDAIQYRGAAQSAVEELAAYAGVPVYNGLTDEWHPTQMLADVLTMSEHRPGPVGEIAYAYLGDARFNMGNSYLVTAALLGMDVRIVAPREYWPADAVVAGARRLAAASGARITLTADVAEGVAGADFVATDVWVSMGEPQEVWDERIAALRPYAVTTDVLRATGNPDVKFLHCLPAFHDLGTAVGREIHARHGLTSLEVTDEVFESAHSVVFDEAENRMHTIKALMVATLG; this comes from the coding sequence ATGGCGATAGACCTCACCGGCCGGACCTTCGTCAAGGAGCTGGACTGCACCGCCGAGGAGCTGCACCACCTCCTGGCGCTGGCCGCCGAGCTGAAGGCGGCGAAGCGGGCGGGCACCGAGCGGCGGCGGCTGGCCGGGAAGAACGTCGCGCTGGTCTTCGAGAAGACCTCGACGCGCACCCGCGCCGCGTTCGAGGTCGCGGCGGCGGACCAGGGCGCGTCCACCACGTACATGGACCCGGCCGGCTCGCAGCTCGGCCACAAGGAGTCGGTGAAGGACACCGCCCGGGTGCTCGGGCGGATGTACGACGCCATCCAGTACCGCGGCGCCGCCCAGTCGGCCGTCGAGGAGCTGGCCGCGTACGCGGGCGTGCCCGTCTACAACGGCCTGACCGACGAGTGGCACCCCACGCAGATGCTCGCCGACGTGCTCACCATGTCCGAGCACCGCCCGGGCCCGGTCGGGGAGATCGCGTACGCCTACCTCGGCGACGCCCGCTTCAACATGGGCAACTCCTACCTCGTCACCGCCGCCCTGCTCGGCATGGACGTGCGCATCGTCGCGCCCCGGGAGTACTGGCCCGCCGACGCCGTCGTCGCCGGGGCCCGCCGGCTCGCCGCCGCCTCCGGCGCGCGGATCACCCTCACCGCCGACGTCGCCGAGGGCGTGGCCGGGGCCGACTTCGTCGCCACCGACGTGTGGGTCTCGATGGGGGAGCCGCAGGAGGTGTGGGACGAGCGGATCGCGGCGCTGCGCCCGTACGCGGTGACGACGGACGTGCTGCGCGCCACCGGCAACCCGGACGTCAAGTTCCTGCACTGCCTGCCCGCCTTCCACGACCTCGGCACGGCCGTCGGCCGGGAGATCCACGCGCGGCACGGACTGACGTCGCTGGAGGTCACCGACGAGGTCTTCGAGTCGGCGCACTCCGTCGTCTTCGACGAGGCGGAGAACCGGATGCACACCATCAAGGCGCTCATGGTCGCCACCCTGGGCTGA
- a CDS encoding enoyl-CoA hydratase family protein has protein sequence MSPFTGSAGRTAQWEHLRVTEDDGVVTVTLDRPEKLNALTFEAYADLRDLIAELARTGGTRALVLAGAGRGFCSGGDVDEIIGATLAMDTGRLLDFNRMTGQVVRALREAPFPVVAAVHGVAAGAGAVLALAADFRVADHSARFAFLFTRVGLSGGDMGAAYLLPRVVGLGHATRLLMLGDAVRAAEAARIGLLSELADEGRADEAAQALARRLAAGPTLAYAQTKALLTAELDMPLAAAVEMDAATQALLMNSADYAEFHAAFTAKRPPAWQGR, from the coding sequence ATGAGCCCGTTCACCGGATCCGCCGGCCGCACCGCGCAGTGGGAGCATCTGCGGGTCACAGAAGACGACGGCGTCGTCACCGTCACGCTCGACCGCCCCGAGAAGCTCAACGCGCTGACCTTCGAGGCGTACGCGGACCTCCGCGACCTCATCGCCGAGCTGGCCCGCACCGGCGGCACCCGCGCGCTCGTCCTCGCCGGCGCGGGCCGGGGCTTCTGCTCCGGCGGCGACGTCGACGAGATCATCGGCGCCACCCTGGCCATGGACACCGGCCGGCTGCTGGACTTCAACCGCATGACGGGACAGGTCGTACGGGCCCTGCGCGAAGCCCCGTTCCCGGTGGTCGCCGCCGTGCACGGGGTCGCCGCGGGCGCCGGCGCCGTCCTCGCGCTCGCCGCCGACTTCCGCGTCGCCGACCACTCCGCGCGCTTCGCGTTCCTCTTCACCCGCGTCGGCCTCTCCGGCGGCGACATGGGTGCCGCCTACCTGCTGCCCCGCGTCGTCGGCCTCGGCCACGCCACCCGGCTGCTGATGCTCGGCGACGCCGTGCGCGCCGCCGAGGCCGCACGCATCGGCCTCCTCAGCGAACTCGCCGACGAGGGCCGCGCCGACGAGGCCGCCCAGGCGCTGGCCCGCCGCCTCGCCGCCGGGCCCACGCTCGCGTACGCGCAGACCAAGGCGCTGCTCACCGCCGAGCTGGACATGCCGCTGGCCGCCGCCGTCGAGATGGACGCCGCCACCCAGGCGCTGCTGATGAACAGCGCCGACTACGCCGAGTTCCACGCCGCGTTCACCGCCAAGCGGCCCCCGGCCTGGCAGGGGCGCTGA
- a CDS encoding bifunctional salicylyl-CoA 5-hydroxylase/oxidoreductase has translation MRAAVIGGGPGGLYAAALLKRLDPARTVTVYERNAPDSTYGFGVVLSDETLGGIEHADPAVYAALQREFVRWDDIDIVHRGTVQRSGGHGFAALGRRRLLAVLQQRCRDLGVDLRFRTEAPPAAELARGHDLVVGADGVNSATREAHADVFRPRIAEHRCRYVWLSAPFAFGAFRFEIVETDAGVMQLHGYPYAISAASSGGASTVIVEMREEVWRRAGFDACGEEETAKRCAAYFADALGGRPLTGNRSQWTAFRTVVNDRWWHHPSPGGGAVVLLGDAAHTAHFSVGSGTKLAVEDALALAACVGEQPDVPAALAAYEAERKPVVASTQRAAHASREWFEDLARHLGRPPRQFAFDLLTRSRRITHDNLRLRDPGFVAAVEREAGVPEGTPPMFTPYTLGGLTLRNRVVCSPMDMYVAEDGLPGDFHLVHLGARALGGAGLVMTEMVCVSPRGRITPGCTGLWSDEQEAGWRRVVDFVRGHAPGAALGIQLGHSGRKGSTKLMWEGIDEPLPEGNWPVVAPSPLPYRAGLNQTPRALDRAGMDAIREEFAAAARRAARAGFDLLELHCAHGYLLSGFLSPLTNRRTDAYGGDLDARLRYPLEVFDAVRAAWPADRPVTVRISATDWAEGGTTAADAVAVARAFAAHGAAAIDVSTGQVVADEQPAFGRSYQTPYADRIRAETGIPVIAVGAISSWDDVNSLILAGRADLCALGRPHLYDPHWTLHAAAEQGYTGPGAPWPAPYRAGSRRPPTGRADGPKPRLTLDGG, from the coding sequence GTGCGGGCCGCGGTCATCGGCGGCGGGCCCGGCGGGCTCTACGCCGCGGCGCTCCTCAAGCGGCTCGATCCCGCCCGTACGGTCACCGTCTACGAGCGCAACGCCCCGGACAGCACGTACGGCTTCGGCGTCGTGCTCTCCGACGAGACCCTCGGCGGCATCGAGCACGCCGACCCCGCCGTCTACGCCGCGCTGCAGCGGGAGTTCGTGCGCTGGGACGACATCGACATCGTCCACCGCGGCACCGTGCAGCGCTCCGGCGGCCACGGCTTCGCGGCCCTCGGCCGCCGCCGGCTGCTCGCGGTGCTCCAGCAGCGCTGCCGCGACCTCGGCGTCGACCTGCGGTTCCGCACCGAGGCGCCGCCCGCCGCCGAACTCGCCCGCGGCCACGACCTCGTCGTCGGCGCCGACGGCGTCAACAGCGCCACCCGCGAGGCGCACGCCGACGTCTTCCGCCCGCGGATCGCCGAACACCGCTGCCGGTACGTGTGGCTGTCCGCGCCGTTCGCGTTCGGCGCCTTCCGCTTCGAGATCGTCGAGACCGACGCGGGCGTCATGCAGTTGCACGGCTACCCGTACGCGATATCGGCCGCGTCGTCGGGAGGAGCCTCCACCGTCATCGTCGAGATGCGCGAGGAGGTCTGGCGCCGCGCCGGGTTCGACGCCTGCGGCGAGGAGGAGACGGCCAAGCGCTGCGCCGCGTACTTCGCCGACGCGCTCGGCGGCCGGCCGCTGACGGGCAACCGCTCGCAGTGGACGGCGTTCCGCACGGTCGTCAACGACCGCTGGTGGCACCATCCTTCGCCCGGCGGCGGCGCCGTCGTCCTCCTCGGCGACGCCGCCCACACCGCGCACTTCTCCGTCGGCTCCGGCACCAAACTCGCCGTCGAGGACGCCCTCGCGCTCGCCGCGTGCGTCGGGGAGCAGCCGGACGTGCCGGCCGCGCTCGCCGCGTACGAGGCCGAGCGCAAGCCCGTCGTCGCCTCCACCCAGCGCGCCGCGCACGCCAGCCGTGAGTGGTTCGAGGACCTGGCGCGCCATCTCGGCCGCCCGCCGCGGCAGTTCGCGTTCGACCTGCTGACCCGCAGCCGCCGCATCACCCACGACAACCTGCGGCTGCGCGACCCCGGCTTCGTCGCCGCCGTGGAGCGCGAGGCGGGGGTGCCGGAGGGCACGCCGCCGATGTTCACGCCGTACACCCTCGGCGGCCTCACGCTGCGCAACCGCGTCGTGTGCTCGCCGATGGACATGTACGTCGCCGAGGACGGCCTGCCCGGCGACTTCCACCTCGTCCACCTCGGCGCCCGCGCGCTGGGCGGCGCCGGTCTGGTGATGACCGAGATGGTCTGCGTCAGCCCCCGCGGCCGCATCACCCCCGGCTGCACCGGCCTCTGGTCGGACGAGCAGGAGGCCGGCTGGCGCCGCGTCGTCGACTTCGTACGCGGCCACGCGCCCGGCGCCGCCCTCGGCATCCAGCTCGGCCACTCCGGCCGCAAGGGCTCCACGAAGCTGATGTGGGAGGGCATCGACGAGCCGCTGCCCGAGGGCAACTGGCCCGTCGTCGCCCCCTCCCCGCTGCCGTACCGCGCGGGCCTGAACCAGACGCCGCGCGCGCTGGACCGCGCCGGAATGGACGCGATCCGCGAGGAGTTCGCCGCCGCCGCGCGCCGCGCCGCCCGCGCCGGGTTCGACCTGCTGGAGCTGCACTGCGCGCACGGCTACCTGCTGTCCGGCTTCCTCTCCCCGCTCACCAACCGCCGCACCGACGCCTACGGAGGCGACCTCGACGCCCGGCTGCGCTACCCGCTGGAGGTCTTCGACGCGGTACGGGCCGCGTGGCCGGCCGACCGCCCCGTGACCGTGCGGATCTCCGCCACCGACTGGGCCGAGGGCGGCACCACCGCGGCCGACGCGGTCGCCGTCGCCCGCGCGTTCGCCGCCCACGGCGCGGCGGCGATCGACGTCTCCACCGGCCAGGTCGTCGCCGACGAGCAGCCGGCGTTCGGCCGCTCGTACCAGACGCCGTACGCCGACCGGATCCGGGCGGAGACGGGGATCCCGGTGATCGCGGTCGGGGCGATCTCCTCGTGGGACGACGTCAACTCGCTGATCCTCGCCGGCCGCGCCGACCTGTGCGCCCTGGGCCGCCCTCACCTCTACGACCCGCACTGGACGCTGCACGCCGCCGCCGAGCAGGGCTACACGGGACCGGGCGCGCCGTGGCCCGCCCCGTACCGCGCGGGCAGCCGCAGGCCGCCGACCGGGCGCGCCGACGGGCCGAAGCCGCGGCTGACGCTGGACGGCGGCTGA
- a CDS encoding alpha/beta fold hydrolase has protein sequence MPVCTTRDGVDIFYKDWGTGRPVVFIHGWPLNGDAWQDQLKAVADAGFRGIAHDRRGHGRSTPVFDGYDFDTFADDLNDLLTDLDLRDVTLVAHSMGGGELARYIGRHGTARVRSAVLLSAIPPLMLQGPDNPAGVPQKVFDDMKAGILDERSQFWKDASAGFFSADREGTKATQGNRDAFWYMAMDETIEGGVACVDAFAATDFHEDLAKFDIPTLVVHGDDDQIVPIDATARKTAEIVRGAELKVYEGGSHGIALVPGFKEQFNQDLLAFLQK, from the coding sequence ATGCCGGTTTGCACGACGCGCGACGGTGTCGACATCTTCTACAAGGACTGGGGCACGGGGCGTCCCGTGGTGTTCATCCACGGCTGGCCCCTGAACGGCGACGCCTGGCAGGACCAGCTCAAGGCCGTGGCCGACGCCGGCTTCCGCGGCATCGCGCACGACCGGCGGGGCCACGGGCGGTCCACGCCGGTCTTCGACGGGTACGACTTCGACACCTTCGCCGACGACCTGAACGACCTGCTCACCGATCTGGATCTGCGGGACGTCACCTTGGTGGCACATTCCATGGGCGGCGGCGAGCTGGCCCGCTACATCGGCAGGCACGGCACCGCGCGGGTGCGTTCCGCGGTGCTTCTCTCGGCGATTCCGCCGCTGATGCTCCAGGGCCCGGACAATCCCGCGGGCGTGCCGCAGAAGGTCTTCGACGACATGAAGGCCGGGATCCTCGACGAGCGCTCGCAGTTCTGGAAGGACGCGTCCGCCGGCTTCTTCTCCGCCGACCGCGAGGGCACCAAGGCGACCCAGGGCAACAGGGACGCGTTCTGGTACATGGCCATGGACGAGACCATCGAGGGCGGCGTCGCGTGCGTCGACGCCTTCGCGGCCACCGACTTCCACGAGGACCTCGCGAAGTTCGACATCCCGACCCTCGTCGTCCACGGCGACGACGACCAGATCGTGCCGATCGACGCCACCGCCCGCAAGACCGCCGAGATCGTCCGGGGCGCCGAGCTGAAGGTCTACGAGGGCGGCAGCCACGGCATCGCCCTCGTGCCGGGCTTCAAGGAGCAGTTCAACCAGGACCTGCTGGCATTCCTCCAGAAGTGA
- a CDS encoding PaaX family transcriptional regulator C-terminal domain-containing protein, with amino-acid sequence MPAERTPRSLIVSFYGAFGRGEDAGSGRVPVAALIRLLGAVGVDPPAVRSAVSRLKRRGLLVPVRHEGEAAYALSPSARTLLDDGDRRIYRREAPAGPGDWLLAVFSVPEQERRKRHLLRSRLARLGFGQAAPGVWIAPAHVAEETRHTLSRLELAPYVDLFRGTHEGFTPTPEAVARWWDLPATAKLHEAFLDAHEPVLARWSARPAAERAAGPDAYRDYLLALDTWRHLPYADPGLPPEVLPPDWPGARAAAVFAALDDRLRAPASRFVRATLHAP; translated from the coding sequence GTGCCAGCCGAACGAACCCCGCGGTCCCTGATCGTCAGCTTCTACGGCGCGTTCGGCCGCGGCGAGGACGCGGGCTCCGGGCGCGTGCCCGTGGCGGCGCTGATCCGGCTGCTGGGCGCGGTGGGCGTGGACCCGCCCGCGGTGCGCTCCGCGGTCTCCCGGCTCAAGCGGCGCGGGCTGCTGGTGCCCGTACGGCACGAGGGCGAGGCCGCGTACGCCCTGTCCCCGTCCGCCCGCACCCTCCTCGACGACGGCGACCGCCGCATCTACCGCCGGGAGGCCCCCGCGGGCCCCGGCGACTGGCTGCTGGCGGTCTTCTCCGTGCCGGAGCAGGAACGCCGCAAGCGCCACCTGCTGCGCTCCCGGCTGGCCCGGCTCGGCTTCGGGCAGGCGGCCCCGGGTGTGTGGATCGCCCCGGCGCACGTGGCGGAGGAGACCCGGCACACCCTGAGCCGCCTGGAACTCGCCCCGTACGTCGACCTCTTCCGCGGCACCCACGAGGGCTTCACGCCGACGCCGGAGGCGGTGGCGCGGTGGTGGGACCTCCCGGCCACGGCGAAGCTGCACGAGGCGTTCCTGGACGCCCACGAGCCGGTGCTGGCGAGGTGGTCCGCCCGCCCGGCGGCGGAGCGGGCCGCCGGCCCGGACGCGTACCGCGACTACCTCCTGGCCCTCGACACCTGGCGCCACCTCCCCTACGCCGACCCGGGCCTGCCGCCCGAGGTCCTGCCCCCGGACTGGCCGGGCGCCCGCGCGGCGGCGGTCTTCGCGGCCCTGGACGACCGCCTGCGGGCCCCCGCGTCGCGGTTCGTCCGCGCGACCCTGCACGCACCGTGA
- a CDS encoding AMP-binding protein, with protein MQLKPSAHADTFARDHLPPPGQWPDLVFPLPGLHYPDRLNCGAELLDATVERFGAGRPALHTAAGETWTYGELQRRTDRIAHVLTDDLGVLPGNRVLLRGPTTPWLVACWLAVMKAGAVAVTVLAAQRAHELRGICEIARIRHALCDARSLDDLTRAEVAGLTVVPYGGGEPGDLLRLADAKPDAYAPVETSVDDVALIAFTSGTTGRPKGCVHFHRDVLAIADTFSAHVLKPLPDDVFAGSPPLGFTFGLGGLVVFPMRAGASALLLEQAGPDRLLPAVAEHRVSVLFTAPTAYRAMLDKLGAYDTGSLRRCVSAGENLPAVTWQEWRERTGLRIINGIGATEMLHIFISAADDDARPGWTGVPVPGYEARVVDAAGTEVPDGEPGLLAVRGPTGCRYLADERQREYVRGGWNLTGDTYVREPDGYFRYVARADDMIISAGYNIAGPEVEDALLRHPDVREAAVVGRPDPERGTVVVAYAVLREGVVRGPETEAALREFTKGEITPYKCPKEILFTDALPRTPTGKLQRYRLREEQAGLAAGNR; from the coding sequence ATGCAGCTCAAGCCTTCCGCCCACGCCGACACCTTCGCCCGCGACCACCTCCCGCCGCCCGGGCAGTGGCCGGACCTGGTCTTCCCGCTCCCCGGCCTGCACTACCCCGACCGGCTCAACTGCGGCGCGGAGTTGCTCGACGCCACCGTCGAGCGGTTCGGCGCCGGCCGCCCCGCCCTGCACACCGCCGCCGGCGAGACGTGGACGTACGGCGAACTGCAGCGCCGCACCGACCGGATCGCGCACGTGCTCACCGACGACCTCGGCGTGCTGCCCGGCAACCGCGTCCTGCTGCGCGGGCCCACCACGCCCTGGCTGGTGGCCTGCTGGCTGGCCGTCATGAAGGCGGGCGCGGTCGCCGTCACCGTGCTGGCCGCGCAGCGCGCGCACGAACTGCGCGGCATCTGCGAGATCGCGCGGATACGGCACGCGCTGTGCGACGCCCGTTCGCTCGACGACCTGACCCGGGCGGAGGTGGCGGGGCTGACGGTCGTCCCGTACGGCGGCGGGGAGCCCGGCGACCTGCTGCGCCTCGCCGACGCCAAACCCGACGCGTACGCCCCCGTGGAGACCTCCGTCGACGACGTCGCGCTGATCGCCTTCACCTCCGGCACCACCGGCCGGCCCAAGGGCTGCGTCCACTTCCACCGCGACGTCCTGGCCATCGCCGACACCTTCTCCGCGCACGTGCTGAAGCCCCTCCCCGACGACGTGTTCGCGGGCAGCCCGCCGCTGGGCTTCACCTTCGGCCTCGGCGGCCTCGTGGTCTTCCCGATGCGGGCCGGCGCCTCGGCGCTGCTGCTGGAGCAGGCCGGGCCCGACCGGCTGCTGCCCGCGGTCGCGGAGCACCGGGTCTCGGTGCTGTTCACCGCCCCGACCGCGTACCGGGCGATGCTCGACAAGCTCGGCGCGTACGACACCGGCTCGCTGCGCCGCTGCGTGTCCGCGGGCGAGAACCTGCCGGCGGTCACCTGGCAGGAGTGGCGCGAGCGCACCGGGCTGCGGATCATCAACGGCATCGGCGCCACCGAGATGCTGCACATCTTCATCTCCGCGGCCGACGACGACGCCCGCCCGGGGTGGACGGGCGTGCCGGTGCCCGGGTACGAGGCGCGGGTCGTGGACGCGGCCGGGACCGAGGTGCCGGACGGGGAGCCGGGGCTGCTGGCGGTGCGCGGGCCCACGGGGTGCCGGTATCTGGCCGACGAGCGGCAGCGGGAGTACGTGCGGGGCGGCTGGAACCTCACCGGCGACACGTATGTGCGCGAGCCCGACGGGTACTTCCGGTATGTGGCGCGCGCGGACGACATGATCATTTCGGCCGGGTACAACATCGCGGGGCCCGAGGTCGAGGACGCGCTGCTGCGCCACCCGGACGTGCGGGAGGCCGCGGTGGTGGGGCGTCCGGACCCGGAGCGGGGCACGGTGGTCGTGGCGTACGCGGTGCTGCGCGAGGGCGTGGTGCGGGGTCCTGAGACGGAGGCGGCGCTGCGGGAGTTCACGAAGGGCGAGATCACGCCGTACAAGTGCCCGAAGGAGATCCTCTTCACGGACGCGCTGCCGCGGACGCCGACCGGGAAGCTGCAGCGCTACCGGCTGCGGGAGGAGCAGGCCGGTCTGGCGGCCGGGAATCGCTAG
- a CDS encoding acyl-CoA dehydrogenase family protein, giving the protein MAQQPPPHPQPPQPFALDPGLQAWCAELRAFAARRLRPLAEAGAPGRVNRPLLAALGAPGDDGEPGLLTRVFPAAGPVSALTLCLLRESLARECTEAETALALQGLGAYPVVQAGTDEQRERWLPEVTAGRAVAAFALTEPEAGSDAAALRLAAEPDGPGRWRLTGEKKWISNAPEADVATVFARTTPDAGARGVTAFLVPAGRPGLTGEPLTMLSPHPIGTLRFDGVPVTAADVLGEVDGGFRTAMATLNLFRPSVGAFAVGMAQAALDAALDHAGRREAFGGPLKDLQSVAHTLAETATRVEAARLLVYAAASAYDAGAPDVARRSAMAKLLATETAQAAVDAAVQIHGARALEAGHLLEHLYREVRAPRIYEGATEVQRSIIAKELYRR; this is encoded by the coding sequence ATGGCGCAGCAGCCGCCGCCGCACCCGCAGCCGCCGCAGCCCTTCGCGCTCGACCCCGGGCTCCAGGCGTGGTGCGCCGAGCTGCGTGCTTTCGCCGCGCGGCGGCTGCGCCCGCTGGCCGAGGCCGGCGCGCCGGGACGGGTCAACCGGCCGCTCCTCGCCGCCCTCGGCGCCCCGGGCGACGACGGCGAACCCGGCCTGCTGACGCGGGTGTTCCCCGCCGCCGGGCCGGTCTCGGCGCTCACGCTCTGCCTGCTGCGCGAGTCGCTGGCCCGCGAGTGCACCGAGGCCGAGACGGCGCTCGCGCTCCAGGGGCTCGGCGCGTACCCCGTCGTGCAGGCCGGGACGGACGAGCAGCGGGAGCGCTGGCTGCCGGAGGTGACGGCCGGGCGGGCCGTCGCCGCCTTCGCGCTCACCGAGCCGGAGGCGGGCTCCGACGCGGCGGCGCTGCGGCTGGCCGCCGAGCCGGACGGGCCGGGGCGCTGGCGGCTGACCGGCGAGAAGAAGTGGATCTCCAACGCCCCGGAGGCCGACGTCGCCACCGTCTTCGCCCGCACCACGCCGGACGCCGGCGCCCGCGGCGTGACCGCCTTCCTCGTGCCCGCCGGCCGCCCCGGGCTCACCGGCGAGCCCCTCACCATGCTCAGCCCGCACCCCATCGGCACCCTGCGCTTCGACGGCGTCCCCGTCACCGCCGCCGACGTCCTCGGGGAGGTCGACGGCGGCTTCCGCACCGCGATGGCGACGCTCAACCTCTTCCGCCCCTCCGTCGGCGCGTTCGCCGTCGGCATGGCGCAGGCGGCGCTCGACGCGGCGCTGGACCACGCCGGGCGGCGGGAGGCGTTCGGCGGGCCGCTGAAGGATCTGCAGTCCGTCGCGCACACCCTCGCCGAGACGGCCACCCGCGTCGAGGCGGCCCGGCTGCTGGTGTACGCGGCGGCCTCGGCGTACGACGCGGGCGCGCCGGACGTCGCCCGGCGGTCGGCGATGGCGAAGCTGCTGGCCACCGAGACGGCGCAGGCGGCCGTCGACGCGGCGGTGCAGATCCACGGCGCCCGCGCGCTTGAGGCCGGGCATCTGCTGGAGCACCTGTACCGCGAGGTGCGCGCGCCGCGCATCTACGAGGGGGCGACGGAGGTGCAGCGGAGCATCATCGCCAAGGAGCTGTACCGCAGGTGA
- a CDS encoding RidA family protein, which produces MSVHRVNPASLARPSGFSHAVTATGSSLVFLAGQTALDGAGRVVGDTLPAQFEQALGNLLTALGACAGEPAHLTRVTVYATDPEDYRAHAAELGRIWRRLAGDTYPAMALIGVTRLWDAEALVELDGIAVLP; this is translated from the coding sequence GTGTCCGTCCACCGCGTCAACCCCGCCTCCCTCGCCCGCCCCTCCGGCTTCAGCCACGCCGTCACCGCGACCGGCTCGTCCCTCGTCTTCCTCGCCGGCCAGACCGCCCTCGACGGCGCCGGCCGGGTCGTCGGCGACACCCTCCCCGCCCAGTTCGAGCAGGCCCTCGGCAACCTCCTCACCGCGCTCGGCGCCTGCGCGGGGGAACCCGCCCACCTCACCCGCGTCACCGTCTACGCCACCGACCCCGAGGACTACCGCGCCCACGCCGCGGAACTGGGCCGCATCTGGCGCCGGCTGGCCGGCGACACGTACCCGGCGATGGCCCTCATCGGCGTCACCCGGCTCTGGGACGCCGAGGCGCTGGTCGAGCTGGACGGCATCGCGGTACTGCCCTGA